In one Roseburia intestinalis L1-82 genomic region, the following are encoded:
- a CDS encoding DUF3991 and toprim domain-containing protein, protein MGDFIYFTEEQKERANAVHIADILRREHEEVERSGNEWRWKRHRSVTFRGSSWYRHSRQVGSHAIDFMQEFFGMSYPEAVSYLLDGEQGQLIERGKRQETKRKPIKAGKGRQAVEKEQTEERKEQKEPKELKLPEKNPTMKRVYAYLLHKRHIDREILSYFAKAGTIYESAEHHNIVFAGLDSEGKIRHIHVKGSCSDGRSFRLNQEGSEVAYGFGYRGTGNRLYVFEAPIDLLSFLSLYPENWQGNSYITLNGVAEHAMLQALKDNPRLDTVVLCLDHDPAGIEACGRLAEILVRNGYGAVKRLQSACKDWNEDLKGRYGEETIPAQEHPRVMECRAWTEVLKEVTESINIKYANRSYICRYYQDIYNELKKGRSREQLMDAFDGPGMLLTGVLVRCMEKEGIALGRETSADQILENLSKRYQPHKDKGNFNTRIRQMQAAFEETLEVFDTKDLEQKEDQELLARKCMSLAMECIRAHIFVAIDCGEEQMKPAKQTVKEQKMEHQEGGMMLCSQS, encoded by the coding sequence TTGGGAGATTTTATTTACTTTACAGAGGAACAGAAGGAGCGAGCCAATGCGGTACATATTGCGGACATCCTTCGCCGGGAGCATGAGGAAGTGGAGCGTTCCGGGAATGAATGGCGTTGGAAACGGCACAGGAGTGTGACTTTTCGGGGGAGCAGTTGGTACCGCCACAGCAGACAGGTCGGAAGTCATGCCATTGATTTCATGCAGGAGTTCTTCGGGATGTCCTACCCGGAGGCGGTGAGCTATCTGCTGGACGGAGAACAGGGACAGCTTATTGAACGGGGAAAAAGGCAGGAGACAAAAAGAAAACCGATAAAAGCCGGGAAGGGACGGCAGGCTGTAGAAAAAGAACAGACAGAGGAAAGAAAAGAACAGAAAGAGCCAAAGGAACTGAAACTGCCGGAGAAAAATCCGACCATGAAGAGAGTCTATGCATATCTTCTGCACAAACGTCATATTGACAGGGAAATCCTCTCGTACTTTGCAAAGGCAGGAACCATATATGAATCTGCGGAGCATCACAACATTGTGTTTGCCGGACTGGACAGCGAGGGGAAAATCCGGCATATCCATGTGAAGGGGAGCTGTTCTGACGGCAGGAGCTTCCGGCTGAATCAGGAAGGCTCGGAAGTTGCCTACGGATTTGGATACAGGGGAACCGGGAACAGACTGTATGTGTTTGAGGCACCCATTGACCTGTTATCATTTCTGTCCTTGTATCCAGAGAACTGGCAGGGGAACAGTTATATCACCTTAAACGGTGTGGCAGAGCATGCCATGCTGCAGGCATTGAAAGACAATCCCAGACTGGATACGGTTGTGCTGTGCCTTGACCATGATCCGGCAGGCATAGAGGCGTGCGGCAGACTGGCAGAGATTCTGGTACGCAATGGATATGGTGCGGTAAAGAGGTTACAGTCAGCCTGCAAAGACTGGAATGAGGATTTAAAAGGCAGATATGGTGAGGAAACAATTCCGGCACAGGAGCATCCGAGAGTCATGGAATGCAGGGCATGGACAGAGGTGCTGAAAGAAGTGACGGAATCCATCAACATCAAGTATGCCAACAGAAGTTATATCTGCCGTTATTATCAGGATATTTATAATGAACTGAAAAAGGGCAGGAGCAGGGAACAGCTTATGGATGCCTTTGACGGACCGGGGATGCTTTTGACCGGAGTGCTTGTGCGGTGCATGGAAAAAGAGGGAATCGCACTTGGCAGGGAAACTAGTGCAGACCAGATACTGGAAAATCTGTCAAAGCGTTATCAGCCGCATAAAGACAAGGGAAACTTCAACACCCGCATCCGGCAGATGCAGGCAGCCTTTGAAGAAACACTGGAGGTGTTCGATACAAAAGACTTAGAACAAAAAGAAGATCAGGAACTGCTTGCCAGAAAATGTATGAGCCTTGCGATGGAATGCATCCGGGCTCATATTTTTGTTGCCATCGACTGCGGGGAAGAGCAGATGAAGCCGGCAAAACAGACTGTGAAGGAACAGAAAATGGAACATCAGGAGGGAGGAATGATGCTATGCAGCCAGTCGTGA
- a CDS encoding PIN domain-containing protein has translation MVILVDTNIIIDALANREPYADDAKRIMEKCAAREITGILAAHSIPNLFYILRKNFSQEERRFLLKNLCEIFQISDLNEKKIVAALENNAFSDFEDGLQEECAVESMADYIVTRNPADFKHSRVKVILPDELLRELEKN, from the coding sequence ATGGTAATATTGGTTGACACAAATATTATTATAGATGCACTTGCCAATCGGGAACCATATGCTGATGATGCAAAAAGAATTATGGAAAAATGTGCGGCAAGGGAAATAACAGGAATACTTGCGGCACATAGCATACCAAACTTGTTTTATATTCTTAGAAAAAATTTCAGTCAGGAAGAAAGAAGATTTCTTCTGAAAAATTTATGTGAGATATTTCAGATTTCTGACTTGAATGAAAAGAAGATAGTAGCTGCATTGGAAAACAATGCATTTTCAGATTTTGAAGATGGTCTGCAGGAAGAATGTGCAGTTGAGTCTATGGCAGATTATATTGTTACACGAAATCCGGCTGATTTTAAGCATTCAAGAGTAAAAGTAATTCTCCCAGATGAGTTGTTGAGAGAGTTAGAAAAAAATTAA
- the mobP3 gene encoding MobP3 family relaxase: protein MPKLILRCNYLKNSPPAHLANYINYIGTREGVEKVGSTTSSLPATDRQKSLIEDILAKIPDANRMHEYHDYIQRPTRENASEFITQALENNLDIIAKKKNYMDYLANRPGVEIIGTHGLFSNEGEPVVLSRVAEEVANHPGVIWTNVISLRREDAERLGYDSAAQWQALLRSRVQLLCENCKIDSRNLKWYAAFHNESHHPHVHLVVYSSDPSEGYLTAKGIDAMRSAYAHDIFRQEFLSIYEKATEQRNQLKEQAEKSLLFLLQQMQEGVCHNLKIAEQMQLLSRRLKNTGGKKVYGYLKADVKAIVNDIVDELAKEERVAECYQAWLKSREEIQHYYKDSEIERIPLSQQKELKSIKNMVIREAVRFGEGYLYLEEAETGMERLEEISEQQTESLAALQGEDMPDIMPGQTEMEEQEPDRQEEEHGESVSYFARWTDRYKEAREYLYGTMEAEPDEEAAHEIMLEEAEQGNAYAMHDMGKIYAQGIGCEADKEMADVWYKKALAAMQYVEQKKKNTYLEYRIGKMYQYGLGTEENLEQAGEWFFKAAVKEHKYALYSLGMLYLQGKGVEQNEETAYSLLFRSYSKGNPYAAYELGKLYETGCGTEKNQEKSENCYRAAFLGFLNLEKKSKDDTLWYRIGCMYLHGIGTEADETKAEHYLTKASDYGNTHASYQLARLYIRQESQKLSGESGTAPDYAKIAKAVKWLEESAAQENPFADYALGRLYREGTLVAADMEKAVFHLKRAADAGNSYAQYQLGKIYLEEDNKNIPAAIQYLTLAAKQKNEFAAYRLGKLYLAGEELPKNTELALHYLKMAADTGNQYAQYTLGKVYLIGKDVQQDKELAYDYFLKSAEQGNIYAAYFLEHWNDMPHPDLLLMATRLMRHLEHIIEENVAGRKSGGHRQGIDRKLARKIRQKKIAQGHAVDDHEDMVQTQ from the coding sequence ATGCCCAAACTTATCCTACGCTGCAACTACCTCAAGAACTCCCCGCCCGCACACCTTGCTAATTACATCAATTACATCGGCACCCGTGAGGGCGTGGAGAAGGTAGGCAGCACGACATCTTCACTGCCAGCCACCGACCGGCAGAAAAGTCTGATTGAAGATATTCTGGCAAAGATTCCCGATGCGAACCGGATGCATGAGTATCACGATTATATCCAAAGACCAACCAGAGAAAATGCATCGGAGTTTATTACGCAGGCGTTGGAAAATAACCTTGACATCATAGCGAAAAAGAAAAATTATATGGATTATCTGGCAAACAGACCGGGAGTAGAAATCATAGGTACTCACGGTCTGTTTTCAAATGAGGGAGAACCAGTGGTGCTGTCCCGTGTGGCAGAAGAGGTGGCAAATCATCCCGGTGTGATCTGGACGAATGTCATCAGCCTGCGGAGGGAGGATGCCGAGCGGTTAGGCTATGACAGTGCCGCCCAGTGGCAGGCACTGTTGAGGAGCAGGGTGCAGTTGCTGTGTGAGAATTGTAAGATAGACAGCCGGAACCTGAAATGGTATGCGGCATTCCACAATGAATCCCATCATCCCCATGTGCATCTGGTGGTCTATTCTTCTGATCCGTCCGAGGGATACTTGACGGCAAAGGGAATTGATGCCATGCGTTCTGCATACGCACATGATATTTTCCGGCAGGAGTTTCTAAGCATCTATGAGAAGGCAACCGAACAGAGAAACCAGTTAAAAGAGCAGGCAGAAAAAAGTCTGCTTTTTTTGTTGCAGCAAATGCAGGAGGGAGTCTGTCATAATCTCAAGATTGCAGAGCAGATGCAGCTTTTATCCAGACGGTTAAAAAATACCGGAGGGAAAAAGGTATATGGATACTTGAAAGCAGATGTGAAAGCCATCGTAAATGACATTGTAGATGAACTGGCAAAGGAAGAGCGTGTGGCAGAATGCTATCAGGCATGGCTAAAAAGCAGGGAGGAGATACAGCATTACTATAAAGATTCGGAAATAGAGAGGATACCGCTGTCACAGCAGAAGGAGCTAAAGAGCATTAAAAACATGGTCATCCGTGAGGCAGTCCGTTTTGGAGAAGGGTATCTGTATCTGGAAGAAGCGGAAACGGGAATGGAACGGCTGGAAGAGATATCCGAACAGCAGACAGAAAGCCTTGCCGCATTGCAGGGGGAGGACATGCCGGATATCATGCCTGGACAAACGGAGATGGAGGAGCAGGAACCAGACAGGCAGGAAGAAGAGCATGGGGAATCCGTTTCTTATTTTGCCAGATGGACGGACCGGTATAAAGAAGCGAGGGAATATCTCTATGGCACGATGGAGGCAGAACCAGATGAGGAGGCAGCCCATGAGATCATGCTGGAAGAGGCAGAGCAGGGAAATGCGTATGCCATGCACGACATGGGAAAGATTTATGCACAGGGCATTGGATGTGAAGCAGATAAAGAAATGGCAGATGTGTGGTACAAAAAAGCATTAGCGGCAATGCAGTATGTAGAGCAGAAGAAAAAGAATACCTATCTGGAATACCGCATCGGAAAAATGTATCAGTACGGACTTGGCACAGAAGAGAATCTGGAACAGGCAGGGGAGTGGTTTTTCAAGGCGGCAGTAAAGGAACATAAGTATGCGCTCTATTCCCTTGGCATGCTTTATCTGCAGGGGAAAGGAGTAGAGCAGAATGAGGAAACCGCATATAGTCTGCTGTTCCGGTCTTACAGCAAGGGAAATCCCTATGCGGCGTATGAACTTGGAAAACTTTATGAGACAGGATGCGGAACAGAGAAAAATCAGGAAAAGTCGGAAAATTGTTATCGTGCTGCTTTTCTAGGTTTTCTGAATCTGGAGAAAAAATCAAAGGATGATACGCTCTGGTATCGTATTGGCTGCATGTATCTGCATGGGATAGGGACAGAGGCAGACGAAACGAAAGCCGAACATTATCTGACAAAAGCATCTGATTATGGCAACACCCATGCCTCCTATCAGCTTGCCAGACTCTATATCAGACAGGAGAGCCAAAAGTTAAGCGGGGAGTCTGGGACAGCACCGGATTACGCAAAGATTGCAAAAGCGGTAAAGTGGCTGGAAGAATCAGCCGCACAGGAAAATCCGTTTGCGGATTATGCACTGGGACGCTTGTACAGGGAAGGCACACTGGTGGCGGCAGACATGGAAAAAGCAGTGTTCCACCTGAAACGTGCCGCAGATGCCGGAAACAGCTATGCACAGTATCAGCTTGGAAAAATATATCTGGAAGAGGACAACAAAAACATTCCAGCAGCCATACAGTATCTGACACTGGCTGCGAAACAGAAAAATGAATTTGCAGCATACAGGTTAGGGAAACTTTATCTTGCCGGAGAAGAACTGCCAAAGAACACAGAGCTGGCACTGCATTATCTGAAGATGGCGGCAGACACCGGAAACCAGTATGCACAATATACCCTTGGTAAAGTGTATCTGATCGGAAAGGATGTCCAGCAGGACAAGGAACTGGCATACGACTATTTTTTAAAATCCGCAGAGCAGGGAAACATTTATGCAGCGTATTTTTTAGAACACTGGAATGACATGCCACACCCCGATCTGCTCTTAATGGCAACAAGGCTCATGCGGCATCTGGAACATATCATCGAAGAGAATGTGGCTGGAAGGAAGAGCGGAGGCCACAGGCAGGGGATTGACAGAAAACTGGCACGAAAAATCCGGCAGAAGAAGATTGCACAGGGACATGCCGTGGATGACCATGAGGACATGGTACAGACACAGTGA
- a CDS encoding LytR/AlgR family response regulator transcription factor, whose amino-acid sequence MNIIICDDRIDDRKNLSDLLSDYGEKKNYEFTITEYESGEQLCEEQSALEACQLLFLDINMQGMDGLKTAMRIKEKYPKLPVVLVTAYMNYALDGYKVKASRFLLKDNLADTIEECMDDLIAEINKNRRILEFRFVEGTIKLYADDIIYIETELHKNVFYTEKGTFQIYKKLDELENELKNMGFVRAHLSFLVNMKYITKISSYVMTLTTGKKIPVPKARYAQVKREYMLYKGEE is encoded by the coding sequence ATGAACATTATTATTTGTGATGACAGGATAGATGACAGAAAAAATCTATCAGATTTGCTGTCAGACTATGGTGAAAAAAAGAATTATGAGTTTACTATTACAGAATATGAATCCGGAGAACAGTTATGCGAAGAACAATCGGCTTTGGAAGCGTGTCAGCTATTATTTCTGGACATCAATATGCAGGGGATGGATGGGCTGAAAACAGCTATGAGGATTAAAGAAAAATATCCAAAACTTCCAGTTGTGCTGGTGACGGCATACATGAATTACGCACTGGATGGATATAAGGTGAAAGCAAGCCGTTTTCTGCTGAAAGATAACCTTGCAGATACTATAGAAGAATGTATGGATGATTTGATAGCAGAAATTAATAAAAACCGTAGGATTCTCGAATTTCGTTTTGTGGAAGGAACGATAAAACTTTATGCAGATGACATCATTTATATAGAAACAGAGCTTCACAAAAATGTATTTTATACAGAAAAAGGGACATTTCAGATTTATAAAAAACTGGATGAACTGGAAAACGAATTAAAGAATATGGGATTTGTGCGGGCGCATTTAAGTTTTCTTGTAAATATGAAATACATTACCAAAATCAGCAGTTATGTGATGACACTTACGACAGGAAAAAAGATTCCGGTTCCCAAGGCACGATATGCACAGGTAAAGAGGGAATATATGCTGTATAAGGGAGAAGAATAA
- a CDS encoding helix-turn-helix domain-containing protein, which yields MTRKEIYETELPHRAVAVYLYLETRADRERTCYPAIGTIARELHLSVSTVKRAIHDLECAGFIQKKQRWRENGGKSSLLYEIIK from the coding sequence GTGACTAGGAAAGAAATCTATGAAACAGAGCTGCCACACAGGGCTGTGGCGGTCTATCTGTATCTGGAGACTCGTGCGGACAGGGAGAGGACATGCTATCCGGCAATCGGTACCATTGCCAGAGAGCTGCACCTGTCTGTAAGTACGGTCAAGCGTGCAATCCATGATTTGGAGTGTGCAGGATTTATACAAAAAAAGCAGAGATGGCGTGAGAACGGAGGAAAGAGCAGCCTGCTCTATGAAATCATAAAATAG
- a CDS encoding DUF3846 domain-containing protein, which translates to MDKIKILKVESGKPPCVKEIANDFKASQAEVEGDIECVGFGDGCVAVINAEGKLNGMQPNRRNGDDIICGPFFICGDSPDGDFISLTEQQIEEYTRRFGEIEQFTGQEPELEPHMTILAF; encoded by the coding sequence ATGGACAAGATAAAGATTCTGAAAGTAGAGTCGGGGAAACCTCCCTGTGTGAAGGAGATTGCGAATGACTTTAAGGCAAGTCAGGCAGAGGTGGAGGGAGACATTGAGTGCGTTGGTTTTGGAGATGGATGTGTGGCAGTAATCAACGCTGAAGGAAAACTAAATGGAATGCAGCCGAACCGCAGGAATGGTGATGACATCATCTGCGGTCCATTTTTTATCTGTGGGGATAGCCCGGACGGTGATTTCATTTCCCTGACGGAGCAGCAGATCGAGGAATATACCAGACGATTTGGAGAGATTGAGCAGTTTACAGGGCAGGAACCGGAACTGGAGCCACATATGACCATCCTCGCTTTTTAA
- a CDS encoding VirD4-like conjugal transfer protein, CD1115 family — MQPVVMLVIAGVAMFSVIGGVSLLSHYYTLNGIKSRTVGDGQHGTARFATKKEIAETYVQVPYEPELWRRGENLPAAQGLVLGSMERAGKLYALVDTGDVHCLMIGAAGVGKTAHFLYPNIEYACACGMSFLTTDTKGDLYRNYAGIAKKYYGYHTAVIDLRNPTRSDGDNMLHLVNKYMDEYLADHTDLSAKAKAEKYAKITAKTIISSGGTDSSSYGQNAFFYDAAEGVLTAAILLIAEFCPDGKRHIISVFKLIQDLLAPSKVKGKNQFQLLLAKLPDTHKAKWFAGAALNTAEQSMQSVLSTALSRLNAFLDSELEQILCFDTAIDAELFCKKKTAVFLVMPEEDNTKYFIISLILQQLYREILVVADENGGKLDNRVVFFWDEVGTIPKIESAEMMFSASRSRRVSIVPMIQSFAQLNKNYGKEGAEIIIDNCQDTIFGGFAPNSESAEVLSKSLGNKTVMSGSISRGKNDPSQSLQMIQRPLMTADELKSLPKGNFIVSKTGTHPMRTKLKLFLKWGITFEEPYEIEEKSARKVAYADKQEIEEEIIRRYMCCMEEPEDTPVEMARTGGMQQTPLTDTMKKMRQTLRTED, encoded by the coding sequence ATGCAGCCAGTCGTGATGCTGGTGATCGCAGGGGTGGCAATGTTTTCCGTGATTGGAGGCGTGTCACTTCTGTCACACTATTATACATTAAACGGAATCAAGAGCAGGACTGTCGGGGACGGTCAGCATGGAACGGCGAGATTTGCCACGAAAAAGGAAATCGCAGAAACCTATGTGCAGGTGCCCTATGAACCGGAGCTGTGGCGCAGGGGTGAGAACCTGCCGGCTGCACAGGGACTGGTACTCGGCAGCATGGAGCGGGCAGGAAAACTATACGCACTGGTGGATACCGGGGATGTGCATTGCCTGATGATTGGCGCGGCAGGAGTCGGAAAGACCGCACATTTTCTGTATCCCAACATTGAATATGCCTGTGCCTGTGGAATGAGTTTCCTGACCACGGATACAAAGGGAGACTTATACCGCAACTATGCAGGCATTGCAAAAAAATACTATGGCTACCATACGGCAGTCATCGATCTCCGTAATCCGACCAGAAGCGATGGTGACAATATGCTCCATCTGGTCAACAAATACATGGATGAGTATCTTGCAGACCATACGGACCTGAGTGCTAAGGCAAAAGCAGAAAAGTATGCAAAGATCACGGCAAAGACCATTATCTCCTCCGGTGGTACGGACAGTTCCAGCTATGGACAGAATGCATTTTTCTATGATGCGGCAGAAGGCGTGCTGACGGCTGCCATCCTGCTCATTGCGGAATTCTGCCCGGATGGAAAGAGGCATATCATCAGCGTGTTCAAACTGATACAGGATTTACTTGCACCATCCAAAGTGAAAGGGAAAAACCAGTTCCAGCTACTTCTGGCAAAACTCCCGGATACCCACAAGGCGAAATGGTTTGCAGGGGCAGCCTTAAATACGGCAGAGCAGTCCATGCAGTCGGTTCTCTCCACAGCGTTGTCCAGACTGAATGCTTTTCTGGATTCCGAGCTGGAGCAGATACTCTGTTTTGATACCGCCATCGATGCAGAGCTTTTCTGCAAAAAAAAGACGGCGGTGTTTCTGGTCATGCCGGAGGAGGACAATACCAAGTATTTTATTATTTCTCTGATCTTACAGCAGCTCTACCGGGAAATCCTTGTGGTGGCAGACGAGAACGGAGGGAAACTGGACAATCGTGTGGTTTTCTTCTGGGATGAGGTCGGAACGATTCCGAAGATTGAAAGTGCAGAGATGATGTTCTCAGCGTCCCGATCCAGAAGGGTGAGTATCGTACCCATGATCCAGTCCTTTGCCCAGCTTAATAAGAATTATGGGAAAGAGGGTGCAGAAATCATTATCGATAACTGTCAGGATACCATCTTCGGAGGGTTCGCTCCGAACTCGGAGTCAGCGGAAGTGCTGTCAAAGAGCCTGGGCAACAAAACCGTCATGTCCGGTTCCATCAGCCGGGGAAAGAATGATCCGAGCCAGTCCCTCCAGATGATCCAAAGACCGCTCATGACAGCGGATGAATTAAAGTCACTGCCAAAAGGAAACTTTATCGTATCAAAGACCGGGACTCACCCTATGCGGACAAAACTGAAACTGTTCTTAAAATGGGGCATCACATTTGAAGAACCCTATGAGATTGAAGAAAAATCTGCAAGAAAGGTAGCATACGCAGACAAGCAGGAAATTGAAGAGGAGATCATACGGAGATATATGTGCTGTATGGAAGAACCGGAGGATACACCTGTGGAAATGGCAAGGACAGGAGGCATGCAGCAGACACCGCTGACGGACACCATGAAAAAGATGCGGCAGACCTTACGGACGGAAGATTAG
- the ltrA gene encoding group II intron reverse transcriptase/maturase → MDTSSLMEQILSNDNLNRAYLQVVRNKGAEGVDGMKYTELKEYLAKNGEIIKEQLRIRKYKPQPVRRVEIPKPDGGVRNLGVPTVTDRFIQQAIAQVLTPIYEEQFHDHSYGFRPNRCAQQAILTALDMMNDGNDWIVDIDLEKFFDTVNHDKLMTIIGRTIKDGDVISIVRKYLVSGIMIDDEYEDSIVGTPQGGNLSPLLANIMLNELDKEMEKRGLNFVRYADDCIIMVGSEMSANRVMRNISRFIEEKLGLKVNMTKSKVDRPRGIKYLGFGFYYDTSAQQFKAKPHAKSVMKYKKRMRELTCRSWGVSNSYKVERLNQLIRGWINYFKIGSMKTLCRELDGNIRYRIRMCIWKHWKTPQNKEKNLVKLGVPRWAAHKVANTGNRYAHMCHNGWIQKAISTKRLTSFGLVSMLDYYTERCVTC, encoded by the coding sequence ATGGACACAAGTAGTCTAATGGAGCAGATACTATCTAACGATAATCTCAACAGAGCATATCTGCAAGTCGTACGAAACAAAGGTGCCGAGGGAGTAGACGGAATGAAGTACACAGAACTCAAGGAATATCTTGCAAAGAACGGCGAAATTATCAAGGAACAGTTGAGGATAAGAAAATATAAACCTCAACCAGTACGAAGAGTGGAGATACCAAAGCCTGATGGTGGTGTCAGAAACCTGGGAGTACCGACAGTAACAGACAGATTCATACAACAAGCTATTGCACAGGTTTTAACACCAATCTATGAGGAACAATTCCATGACCATAGCTATGGATTCAGACCGAACAGATGTGCACAGCAAGCAATCCTTACAGCACTCGATATGATGAATGACGGAAATGATTGGATTGTAGACATTGACTTGGAAAAGTTCTTTGACACAGTAAATCATGACAAACTTATGACTATCATAGGTAGAACTATTAAAGATGGAGATGTTATCTCTATTGTCAGAAAATACCTAGTCAGTGGAATCATGATTGACGATGAGTATGAGGATTCTATCGTGGGAACACCTCAAGGTGGAAATCTCTCGCCATTATTGGCAAATATTATGCTGAACGAACTAGACAAGGAAATGGAAAAGAGAGGACTTAACTTTGTACGGTATGCGGATGACTGTATCATTATGGTCGGAAGTGAAATGTCTGCGAATAGAGTTATGAGAAATATCTCACGATTCATTGAGGAAAAACTAGGACTTAAAGTCAATATGACGAAGAGCAAAGTAGATAGACCAAGAGGAATTAAATACCTTGGGTTTGGATTCTACTACGATACAAGTGCACAGCAATTCAAGGCGAAACCACATGCAAAATCAGTAATGAAGTATAAGAAGAGGATGAGGGAACTCACTTGTCGTAGCTGGGGCGTTAGCAACAGCTATAAAGTAGAGAGACTTAATCAGCTTATCAGAGGATGGATTAACTACTTTAAGATAGGTAGTATGAAAACTCTCTGTAGAGAACTTGATGGAAACATTAGATATAGAATACGCATGTGTATTTGGAAACATTGGAAAACACCACAAAACAAAGAGAAGAATTTGGTTAAACTCGGCGTTCCAAGATGGGCGGCACATAAAGTGGCAAATACTGGCAATCGGTATGCACACATGTGTCACAATGGATGGATACAAAAGGCTATAAGCACAAAGAGACTAACTTCATTTGGATTAGTCTCAATGTTAGATTACTACACCGAAAGGTGTGTTACTTGTTAA
- a CDS encoding DNA cytosine methyltransferase: MKVLELFAGTRSIGKAFEQRGHEVFSVEWSKDFENIDLYEDISKVTAEDILKLFGKPDVIWASPDCATFSIAAISHHRKKNPETGSLEPVSAYAKFCDRVDKHVLELIEQLQPKYYFIENPRGGMRKMEWMKNLPRYTVTYCQYGDNRMKPTDIWTNHPNPEFLPMCHNGDSCHVPAPRGSKTGTQGLKGSRERSVIPQKLCEHIVDICEEG, from the coding sequence ATGAAAGTATTGGAATTATTTGCAGGAACAAGGAGCATCGGGAAAGCCTTTGAACAACGGGGACATGAAGTATTCAGTGTGGAATGGTCAAAAGATTTTGAAAACATTGATCTGTATGAGGACATCAGCAAGGTGACGGCGGAGGATATCTTAAAACTTTTTGGAAAACCGGATGTCATCTGGGCGAGTCCTGACTGCGCTACTTTTAGTATTGCAGCGATCAGCCATCACAGAAAAAAGAATCCAGAGACAGGAAGTCTTGAACCGGTCAGTGCATATGCAAAATTCTGTGACAGGGTAGACAAACATGTGCTGGAACTCATTGAGCAGCTACAGCCAAAGTATTATTTTATAGAGAATCCGAGAGGCGGCATGCGCAAGATGGAATGGATGAAGAACCTGCCAAGATATACAGTGACCTATTGCCAGTATGGAGATAACAGAATGAAACCGACTGATATCTGGACGAATCATCCGAACCCTGAATTTCTGCCGATGTGTCATAACGGTGATTCATGCCATGTACCGGCACCGAGGGGAAGCAAGACAGGAACGCAGGGACTGAAAGGTTCGAGGGAGCGCAGTGTGATACCGCAGAAACTGTGTGAGCATATCGTAGATATTTGTGAGGAGGGATGA